TCGATGCCTGGGTTGCCGTGACCGAGCCGCCAGGCTGGACCGAGGATGGGCTCGCGAGATTGGCGGCAACGCTGAAGGCACGGCAGCGCGCGGGCAGTTAGCCGACGATACCCGCGCCACGCGGAAAGAGCGGATCGACGGAATCGTCAGTTACGCCGGGCTTCTGCGCTTCGACTGCCTCCATCGAGCGGGGAAGTTCCATCGGCAGCTTCCCCTTCGCCCTGGCCTTGCCCAGGACCACATCGAGCACCGCAGCATCGTCGGCCCCGAAGTTGCCGAGGATCACCGATGCCTTGTCCTGGACGTTGGTGAGGATCGCCGGCCGGTCGAGGAAGATCGCCAGGACTGTCGGGACGCTGGCGCTTGCTCGCTTCAAGGCTTCATAGGCCGGGTCGCCATCACGGAAATCGAGCCTGCCCTCCTTCTGGCGACTTCCGAAGAAGTGATCCGGGTGCAGCATCTCTGACGCCGTTTCTGCCCTCACAATCGCGAAGTCGGCATCCTTGGGATCATCGACCACCACGAGGCCCGCCGCCTTTGCCGCTTCAGGCGCCATGCCGAAGAGCCAGACCTTCTTCCCGGCAGCAGCAACCGGCAGCAAGCCACCACGGTTCTGCAGCAGGACCTGCGCCTCGCGCTGGGTCTGGCGCGCCAGAGCTATGTCGTCGGCCATGCCGAGCGACTGCGCCGCCTGCTCGGGAACCACGTAGGGATTATCGAACAGGCCGAGCTCGAACTTGGGCAGCATGATCCGCATCACGCTCTGGTCGAGACGAGCCTCGGACACCTCGCCCTTGTTCACGGCATCGATCAACGGCTGGACTTCATCGGTCCCGCCGAACTGATCGAGCCCCGCTTGCAGCCCCTTCACATAGCGCTGGCCGACCGACAGTCCCTCCACGCCCCATGACGTCGCGATGTCCTGCGGCCGCTGCGGAGCCGATGGCGTGGGGGCGCTGCAGCCAACGGTGCAGTCGCGGGTGATCGCCCAGTCGGACAGGATGATCCCCTCGAAACCCTCGCGCCCGCGCAGCAGGCCTTCGAGCAGCTGCCGGCTGAAGCCCGGCCCAACCGCTTCGAGCGCTTTTCCATCGAGCGCGACATCGGTCAGGATCGGATAGGCCGGCATGACGCCTGCTGCCTTAGCGTCCAGCGCGCCGCGGAAGGCAGCGATGTGCTGCTCCAGCGATCCATCCAACCGGGCGAAGCGGCCGTAGTAGTTATGCGCGTCAAAGCCCTCTGGCTGAGCGCCGTAGCCGACCCAATGCTTGACCACGGTCATCACCCCGTTGGGCTGCAAACCGGCACTCCCGCCCTGGAGACCGGCGACATAGGCCCCGCCGAGTTCGCTAACGAGCGCAGGATCGCTGCCGAAAGTCCCTGTGCCGCGCGGCCAGCGCGGTTCGGTCAGCAAGTCGAGCTGCGGCGAAAGCGCCATGTGGATGCCGACAGCGCGGTATTCCTTGCGGGCAATGTCGCCGAACTGCCTGACCAGCGCTGGATCGCGCAGGGCCGCAAAGCCGAGCAGTTCCGGCCACTGCGTCACGCCGTTGGCGTTCTCGGCAGCGCCGAGGACGTACTGGAAATGATTGCGCGGATCGGTGCTGATCGTGATCGGAATGCCGAGCCGCGTGCTCTCTGCCAGTTCCTGCACCGTGTTGTTGGCCCGCGCGAGGTCGGCCGGCGCAATCGACAGGCGGGTGATGAAGCTCGTCACATGCTTGTCGCGCACGAGTTTGCCGAGGGCCTCGAGGTCGTAGCTATCCGACCGTCCCAGCGTCCCACCCAAACCCGGAAGCGTCGAGTGCATCAGCGCCCCGACTTTCTCGGCCAAGGTCATCCGCGCCACGATATCCTCAGCGCGCTTGTGCGGGTCGAGGCGCCAGTCCTCGAACGGCGCGAGCTTTCCGTCACCGTCGAGATCGCGGAACTTCTGTCCATCGACCTCGATCGAAGGCTTTGAACGGAGGCCTATCTCGGTCTGCGCCGAGGCCGATCCGGCGCAGCCGATGGCCAGGACCAGCGCCAGCGCCGTGCAGGCTTTCGTTCGCAGTGAATACGGCGTCATCGTTCCTCTTCCCTCCGGCGGGCTGGACCTTCGGGAAAGCGAACAAACCTGCGCTGCGCCCGTGGCTAATTGAGACAACGCTGTCCGAAGTTGCCGAGAATGTAAAGCGGCCGAGGGCGTCAGTTCAGCTATCGGCGTTGTCGGCCACGCCCGACGGTGGGGCGCTGGACTCCCTGATGACCAGCTTGAGCGGAAGTTCGGTCCGCGGCTCTGGGTTGTCGCGCTCGCTGGCGACAGCGACGAGATATTCGATCGCCGCGCGCGCCATGGCTCGGATCGGCTGACGCACGGTGGTTAGCGGCGGCCAGATGAAATTGGCGATCGCGGAATCGTCGAAGCCGGTGATCGAAACGTCGCGCGGAACCTGCAGTCCCAGGCTAGTCGCTGCGACGATGGCTCCTGCTGCCATGAAGTCGTTGGCGGCGAATACCGCCGTCGGCCGATCCGCCCGATCGAGCAAAGCCCGGCCTGCCTCCAGTCCGCCCGCGAAAGTGAAGTCTCCAGGGTGAAGGATCAGTTCGGCCTTGCCCTCCAGAGCTTTTCGGAACGCGACCAGACGGACGCCGGCGGCAATATGGGTCTCGGGCCCGCAGATCATGCCGATCCGGCGATGACCCAGCGAAACCAGATGCTCCGCCATCGCCACCGTTCCCTCGTACTCGTGGGTGGAGACCGACGGTGAGCGCTCTGTCTCGGTGCCCGGCGCGATCCGGACATAGGGTATTTCCATGTCC
Above is a genomic segment from Altererythrobacter sp. Root672 containing:
- a CDS encoding glycoside hydrolase family 3 protein, with the translated sequence MTPYSLRTKACTALALVLAIGCAGSASAQTEIGLRSKPSIEVDGQKFRDLDGDGKLAPFEDWRLDPHKRAEDIVARMTLAEKVGALMHSTLPGLGGTLGRSDSYDLEALGKLVRDKHVTSFITRLSIAPADLARANNTVQELAESTRLGIPITISTDPRNHFQYVLGAAENANGVTQWPELLGFAALRDPALVRQFGDIARKEYRAVGIHMALSPQLDLLTEPRWPRGTGTFGSDPALVSELGGAYVAGLQGGSAGLQPNGVMTVVKHWVGYGAQPEGFDAHNYYGRFARLDGSLEQHIAAFRGALDAKAAGVMPAYPILTDVALDGKALEAVGPGFSRQLLEGLLRGREGFEGIILSDWAITRDCTVGCSAPTPSAPQRPQDIATSWGVEGLSVGQRYVKGLQAGLDQFGGTDEVQPLIDAVNKGEVSEARLDQSVMRIMLPKFELGLFDNPYVVPEQAAQSLGMADDIALARQTQREAQVLLQNRGGLLPVAAAGKKVWLFGMAPEAAKAAGLVVVDDPKDADFAIVRAETASEMLHPDHFFGSRQKEGRLDFRDGDPAYEALKRASASVPTVLAIFLDRPAILTNVQDKASVILGNFGADDAAVLDVVLGKARAKGKLPMELPRSMEAVEAQKPGVTDDSVDPLFPRGAGIVG
- a CDS encoding LacI family DNA-binding transcriptional regulator — translated: MATQKRRPTIIDIAKKADVSFKTVSRVLNDHPRVAADLRERVLKAMAELNYQPSLAARSLAGRRGYSIALLVDQSEFFREDDANAYFAPYLVDLQAGALTACREFGYHFFVEPYDFGADAFPGALRAQLSKVALDGVILAPPSSDRLALLDALEDMEIPYVRIAPGTETERSPSVSTHEYEGTVAMAEHLVSLGHRRIGMICGPETHIAAGVRLVAFRKALEGKAELILHPGDFTFAGGLEAGRALLDRADRPTAVFAANDFMAAGAIVAATSLGLQVPRDVSITGFDDSAIANFIWPPLTTVRQPIRAMARAAIEYLVAVASERDNPEPRTELPLKLVIRESSAPPSGVADNADS